Genomic window (Leisingera methylohalidivorans DSM 14336):
TCTCGCCGAGACCGACAAAGCGGATCGGCTTCCCGGTGACGGCGCGCATTGACAGCGCCGCACCACCGCGGCCGTCTCCGTCCATCCGGGTGAGGACCACGCCGGAGATGCCGATCTTGGCGTCGAACTCCTCCGCGACTTCCACCGCGACCTGGCCGGTGAGGCCATCGACCACCAGAAGCGTCTCACGCGGCGAGACCGCGTTGCGGACGTCCTCGACCTCCTGCATCAGGGTCTCGTCGATGTGCAGGCGGCCCGCGGTATCCAGCATGTAGACGTCATAGCCGCCAAGGGCTGCCTGCTGCTTGGCACGTTTGGCGATGTCGACGGGTTTCTGGCCGGGCACGATCGGCAGCGTGTCGACGCCGATCTGGGCGCCCAGCACCGCCAGCTGCTCCATCGCTGCCGGGCGGTAGACGTCAAGCGAGGCCATCAGGACGCGCTTGCCCTCTTTCTCCTTCAGCCGTTTTGCCAGTTTGCCGGTGGTGGTGGTCTTGCCCGAGCCCTGCAGGCCGACCATCAGCACCGGGGCGGGCGGGTTGTCGACCTTCAGCTTGCCGGGGTCTTCCTCGCCGCGCAGCACGTCGACCAATGCGTCATGCACGATCTTCACCACCTGCTGACCCGGGGTCACCGACTTGGTGACCGCCTGACCAGTGGCCTGCTCCTGCACCTTCTTGACGAAGTCGCGGGCAACCGGCAGTGAGACGTCGGCTTCGAGCAGCGCCACGCGCACTTCACGAAGGGCGGATTTCACGTCCTCCTCGTTGAGGGCGCCCTGTTTGGTCAGCCGGTCAAAAACGCCGGCAAGGCGTTCGGATAGATTTTCAAACATGCCTGCGGCCTCCTGATGCCGGTTTCAAGTTGTGGCGCCCCCGTATGTAGGGGACAAGCGATCCATGCGCAAATGCCCCCACGGGCGTAACACGCTGGTGGGGGGCGATCCCTGGCACGGGCAGGGACCGGAAGACTCACTCGCTTCCGGATATTGGGCAGGCGTTACGCCGTTTGGCCGCCGGTGTCAACCGCGGCGCGGGTTCGCCGGGGCGGCAGCGGGCACCTACGTGCGGCTTGACATGCGGGGGCCGTGTTGGTCAACATCTGACAGCTGGTCCCTCGCCGTCAACTAACCGGCTGGGCCAACCGACAGAGCATCGAGGCAGATCTTCAGTACAGGCATTCCGCGCGCCGCTTGGCGTCTGCGGTTCCGGGCGGGCAGCCGCATCAGCCAAGGGAGGATCAGATAACATGCGCGTTTTCACTATTCTGGGACCGTCGCAGTCCGGCAAATCAACGCTGGCAACGGCGCTGGCCAATCTGGACAGTGCCGAGGGTAAACGGCAGGAGGTTGCAGGCGTCGCCGCTTTGCAGCCTTTTTCATTCATGGGGGAGGACTGGGCCGCAATCGACATCGCGGGCGGGGCCGACAACCTGGCTCAGGCAGGTCCGGCATTGGCGGCCAGTGACGCTGCCGTCCTTTGCGTGCCGGCAGATGCCGGAGCTGCGGTGTTAAGCGCGCCGTATCTGCGCAAGCTGGAGGAGGCGGGGATCCCCGCCTTTATTTTTGTCAACCGCATGGATCAGGCGGCAGACCGGGTTGCGGAAATCGTCGCTGCGCTTCAGGCCTATTGCAGCCACAATATCATTCTGCGGCAGGTGCCGATCCGCGAGGACGGCCAGGTTGTGGGTGCTGTGGATCTGATCTCGGAACGCGCCTGGCAATACCGCGAAGGCGAGCCCTCGGCACTGATTGAGCTGCCGGTGGCGATGTATGCCCGCGAGCAGGAAGCCCGCACCGAACTGTTGGAGGCGCTGGCGGATTTCGACGACACCCTGCTGGAGGAGCTGATCGAGGATCAGAAGGTGATGGCGGATGAGGCCTACGAGGTGGCCACCAAGGTGTTGCAGCACAACGACCTGATCCCGGCGCTGATGGGTTCTGCCGTGCACAAGAACGGTGTCATGCGGCTGATGAAGTCGCTGCGGCACGAGGCGCCGGATGTGGGGGCTGCATTGGAGCGGCTGTCTAAGGACGCCAAAGTCGTCGCTGTCGGTTGCATGGCCGATCTGGTCAAGCATCTGGGCAAGACGGTGATGGTGCGGGCGTTGGACGGCAGTGTCGGCAATGGCGCTTCGGTTGGCGGAGCAGCGCTTGGCTCGCTGACCGGCGTTGGATCCACAGCAAACGCCAGCCTGACACCGGGGGATATGGGACAAGCGGTCAAGTCGGACCACCTGAATATGGGATTTGCTTATGCGCGCGACGGCGCAGCGCCGCTGCCGGACTGGGCGCAGCCGCGGCCATCGACCTTTCGGCGGGTGATTACCCCGGTAAACGAGCGCGACGATGCCCGGCTGTCGGGCGCGCTGGAGCGGCTGGCGGAGATCGATCCGGCGCTGGGGGTGGGGCAGGATGAGGCCAGCGGCCAAGTGCTGCTGAACCTGCAAGGCCCGCTGCACATGCGGCGCGTCAAGCAGGCCCTGAAAGACGAATTCGGCGTTGAGGTGGAGGAAGGCGTGGTACCGCCGGCATTGCGCGAGACAATCAGGAAGCCCGTGCAGGTGCAGTACCGCCACCGCAAGCAGTCCGGCGGCGCCGGCCAGTTTGCAGATGTGGTGATCGAGGTGAAGCCCCTGCCGCGGGGCAGCGGTTTCGTGTTCGAGGAAACCGTGAAAGGCGGCGCGGTGCCCAAGAACTATATCCCCTCGGTCGAGGCCGGCGCGCGCGAGGCGCTGGCGCAGGGGCTGAACGGGCATCCTGTGGTGGATATCTGCGTGACGCTGAAGGATGGTAAGCATCA
Coding sequences:
- the ffh gene encoding signal recognition particle protein is translated as MFENLSERLAGVFDRLTKQGALNEEDVKSALREVRVALLEADVSLPVARDFVKKVQEQATGQAVTKSVTPGQQVVKIVHDALVDVLRGEEDPGKLKVDNPPAPVLMVGLQGSGKTTTTGKLAKRLKEKEGKRVLMASLDVYRPAAMEQLAVLGAQIGVDTLPIVPGQKPVDIAKRAKQQAALGGYDVYMLDTAGRLHIDETLMQEVEDVRNAVSPRETLLVVDGLTGQVAVEVAEEFDAKIGISGVVLTRMDGDGRGGAALSMRAVTGKPIRFVGLGEKMDALETFEADRIAGRILGMGDIVALVEKAQETIEAEQAERMMKRMMKGQFNMNDLKMQLEQMLQMGGMEGMMQMMPGMGKMAKQVQDAGMDDKVLKRQIAMIQSMTKKERANPALLQASRKKRIAAGSGMEVSDLNKLLKMHRQMADVMKKMGKMGKGKMLKQAMKGMFGKGGGMPGMDGMDPSQMDPKALEAAAKAMGGGKGLPGGLPGLGGGMGLPAGLSGFGKKK
- a CDS encoding elongation factor G, with the protein product MRVFTILGPSQSGKSTLATALANLDSAEGKRQEVAGVAALQPFSFMGEDWAAIDIAGGADNLAQAGPALAASDAAVLCVPADAGAAVLSAPYLRKLEEAGIPAFIFVNRMDQAADRVAEIVAALQAYCSHNIILRQVPIREDGQVVGAVDLISERAWQYREGEPSALIELPVAMYAREQEARTELLEALADFDDTLLEELIEDQKVMADEAYEVATKVLQHNDLIPALMGSAVHKNGVMRLMKSLRHEAPDVGAALERLSKDAKVVAVGCMADLVKHLGKTVMVRALDGSVGNGASVGGAALGSLTGVGSTANASLTPGDMGQAVKSDHLNMGFAYARDGAAPLPDWAQPRPSTFRRVITPVNERDDARLSGALERLAEIDPALGVGQDEASGQVLLNLQGPLHMRRVKQALKDEFGVEVEEGVVPPALRETIRKPVQVQYRHRKQSGGAGQFADVVIEVKPLPRGSGFVFEETVKGGAVPKNYIPSVEAGAREALAQGLNGHPVVDICVTLKDGKHHSVDSSDFAFRTAGKNAVREALSEAGAVLLQPIMRVHIHVPSVFTGGLVPVVSGMKGQILGFEAEDGVAGWDVFETLLPMSAQDDLCNTLASATRGTGWFSTDFDHYEEARRADFAEA